The window TAATGAATGAGATGCACGTCGTGCTCCGGACCATTTAGCAGTATGTTGAAACACCTCAACAAGCAGATTTTCATCTAATTTCTTACGTGCACAGCAATATGAAGCGGTAGATGATGATGGAAGCCGAAGGCCGTGGTTAGATGCATATGATTGCAACTTTTTTACAGCTTCTCTACATCCACCGTCTGCATCAAGGACTTGGCCTAAGAAGGACCAAAAAGTGTTTTCCTTGGTAAACAAACGTCGTCTGCTCATCTTTCCCGAAGGATCCTGTTTGAGCAATTTCGTGGGAATGAATTGCCCAAAAATCTCTCCTATCTGTTTAAAAGAGTTCTGTCTGAGGGAAGTGATTTTTCGAGCAAATTTTTGTTGTTGGCTATGAGGTTTTCTACCTCGTTTGGGAAGGTGAAAACCGGGCAACATTGGCATGATTTGGTGTTGGTTTCGCATAGCAAATTATACCAATTTTTGCCAATATATTCAGTTGCTTTTCACCTATAAAACACGCTTAAACTAGCGCCATTCTGGTCTGTCCCCGATTGATTCTACATGGACACAGTTTACCATGCAAGGCGATGGGCGAAAAGATGGTCAGGTTTAACTTGCACTGAGATAACTATTGAACTAATAACAGAATTGAGGGACGAACGAAGCAAAATATCCAATCAAACTGCTAACAAAGAGTTAAGACACCTTCGTTCTCTCTTTAACTGGGGAATCAAGAAAGGCTATGTTCAACATAACCCCGCCTCAGTTGTTGACATGATGAGAGTAGAAAAACGAAAAGTTTATGTACCATCTCAGCATGATATCGATAAGGTGTTCGCTGTAGCCAGCGCGGAACAACTCGATTACTTGTGGTGCTTGCGTGATACACTTGCCCGATCACGTGAGATTAACCGATTGAAGTGGGAGGACATCGACTTTGAAAACAACACTATTACTCTCCATACTCGCAAGAAAAAGCACGGCACCAAAACTCCTCGTCTCATACCTATGACCCAAAAACTCTGTGAGGTACTTACTCGTAGATGTGATATGCGAAGCCAAGCAATACCATGGGTATTTTGGCACAGGTATTATTCTCGAAATGAAGGTAAAGTTGTAACTGGACCATATAAAGATCGTAAAAGATTCATGCGCTCTCTGTGTGAAAAGGCAGGTGTTAAATACTTTCGGTTTCACCCTCTACGGCATGCAGGTGCTAGCCTGATGGAAAACATCAATATACCCGTCACTCATATCCAAGAAATTCTTGGACATGAAAACAGGAAAACAGGAAAACTACAGAAACATATATCCATGCTATCAACAAGGCCAAGCATGAAGTTATAAGACAATTTGAGGCGGCCAGAATAGATATCAGCCAATAAAATGTTAATCAACTAAAGATACTCCAGTCGTTTTTTTAAAAAATCAATACATCAATCACATATCCCCGCATCCAAAATCAATGCCAGTGAGAAAGAAGCTATGATAACGAGAATTAATCTAAGAAATTTCAAAGCCTTTGAAAGATCATCACTACGATTAAAACCAATTACAATTTTACTGGGGCCTAATAATTCCGGAAAATCATCAGTTCTTGCATCGTTGAGAATGTTGTCGCAAACACTGGAAAGTTATGACACTAACGTACCATTGCTCTTAAATGGTAACATGGGTGATTTTGGTACCTACAAGGATGTAGTATTCAACAATAATACTAGAAGGCATTTTGAAATAACACTATCGCTTAAGTCTTCTGGAGGTAGAGCTGCTACAGGAGTACGAAGATTTGCACGTAAAGGTGATCGAATCAGGGTTAACTTAAAGTACAAATACAGATCGTCAATTAGAGAAGTTATACTTAAAGAAATTAAATTTTTTAGAAATGGAATAGAAATATTTCATTCTCACTATTCTGATGATTCAGAAAAGCATATTATTCAAAAAATAAAGAAGACTGAAATCCCAATTAACATCAGATCTTTTTTATCAAATAATTTAAGATTATTTCATTTTTTGCCTCGAGCTTTGTTTGTTCCAACGCC of the Desulfosediminicola ganghwensis genome contains:
- a CDS encoding tyrosine-type recombinase/integrase, with protein sequence MDTVYHARRWAKRWSGLTCTEITIELITELRDERSKISNQTANKELRHLRSLFNWGIKKGYVQHNPASVVDMMRVEKRKVYVPSQHDIDKVFAVASAEQLDYLWCLRDTLARSREINRLKWEDIDFENNTITLHTRKKKHGTKTPRLIPMTQKLCEVLTRRCDMRSQAIPWVFWHRYYSRNEGKVVTGPYKDRKRFMRSLCEKAGVKYFRFHPLRHAGASLMENINIPVTHIQEILGHENRKTGKLQKHISMLSTRPSMKL